The Gambusia affinis linkage group LG09, SWU_Gaff_1.0, whole genome shotgun sequence DNA window tctctctttctcttctctgcTTTTAGGACTCAGAGATAATGCTCATTAGGAGAGACAGCCAGGGACTTTGGAAGGCTAATGCTTGCATGTTGCTTAGGTGTGGCTGAAACAGGGTGTGTTGGCAGGACAACAGAGTCAAACTGAAACTGGAGATGTGACTATTTTGTGGAATATCTATTCATGAAagcataaaatgtctttttaaatgaatcttTTACATTAGATCAAAGTGTGTTtgaaattttctgtaaaactgtaTTACATGAgatttgttcaaaaatataattcaaaaaTTGCCACTGCtgtggaaaattattatttcacttagatTCGAAGATTAATAATTTTACACCTGAAAAATGAGATAAAGATGAAGTAACAAGGGTCTGCCTTAAATATGATGAAATGTTCTTTAAAGCTGGCTGACAGCATTTGTTTGTACATAAGATGATACTTCCATTCTGTGCTTCAGATAAGATGATTCCTTTCATTTCAACTGCAACGAAATGCAGAATCTCAATAAATTAAGAACGAATAATACTGGTCTCAACACTACGGCTTGAAATtatgatctgtttttgtttcattttttatagcAGCTCACAGTCATTAGAAATCCAAGAGTAACACAGACTCAGAACTGGACAACAATGTGTTGTCCAGTCCAAATATAGATAACACAGCATTTTTCCTGAAGCAAAGGGGCTGCCTTAGTTCAATTAACATTTTGCtcataattaattgattatggAACTTTCTATGGCTTTAACAACAAATCAACTCTCAGGGCATCAATTTCAATTAAAAGTGCAAGAAAATTAATCCAGATTAGCTTGCGGATTAAGGGTCATCCTCAGGAAACTTTAATAGCTTCCTATTTGTTGTCACACTTTGAAACTGTGGATCAGGTGAGCAGAGAGTGAAACCGACGCAGGCAAGACGATGAGAGAGTGATTTAATCCTCTATTTTGACGAGTCAACGACCCTCTTACTTCTAGCAAGTATTTTCTATCAAACAAAACTCGCATCGGTGAGAGGAAACCAGGCAGGACTCGGATTTCCACAGCGTGGCTTCCTCTGCGcgcaaccacagctgctggaCCGGCGGTGGAGTCGGTGCGCTCTTGAAGAAAACATCCAACCTCCTCTTCTCCCGGCTCACTCTGCAGCCGGTGTTCCTCTCCATCCTCTAGATGCCTCCGAGCGTCATCGATTATCGGCTTTCAGCCGCTGAGTCTGACATGATGGCAGCACTGTAACCGCTTTTGTCTTGGTTTGCTTCGATTTTCGTTTCCCCCTCCTGATTTGAATAAATCTCACGCCAGGAAAACGCCAGGAAGACTCTCCATCTGGAAGTTTGGGAGCGCGCGTCGCTCTGGAGGAGATAAAACGATGAGGGTCCTGGTGAAAACAGCGCTGGCTCTCCTGGTTCTCGCCGTGGCAGGTGAGTTAGTCTTCTtaagcattattattattattattattattattattattattattattattattattattattattattattattattattattattacaacgGTATGTAATGTGGTGATCTTGAAATTGTCTTGCCTTACTGTTGCTCACTGTCTTGACCATTTGGAGATGTTATTCGTTGAAGGTTGTTGCACTTTCTTCCCGAAAGCATTAAGTTATTGTTTAATAAGTTTAAAGATCTGGGCagaattctatttatttatttcaatgtcaATGCTTAATCCATGGCTAGTTTTCTAGAGTCAATTTCAATGCAGTGGGAATAGGACTTTAAAGCACGTGGTTCAATTAAACTAGATTTTAATTATAACTCAGGTGATGTGTGATAAGCTGCATAATGTAATCTACAAACACAAGAAGGGAATTAAAATATGTAACGAAAGTTTGTGTTGCATTAACAAAtctggggggattttattgggaatttttttgtgttgaaccAATCCAAAATGGGATCATGCCTAACTGTAAAGTAGTATTACAATGGTGcatagttttcaaaaatgttagtGTTTTCATTCACCTCCCACAGCAGCACAAAACCACTTTTTGATGCAATTACTGGACAAATGAATTTGGACCAGATTAGCTGTCCTTTCTGAAGAAAAGAATCCCAAAACCATTTATGTCATAAGGTTTAGTTTTGGTTTGACCAGAGCAACTTCTTCCTGTGCTCATTACCCTGCTCGTGGTACACACATCTTCTTCTGGATAGCTTTCAACAGCGACTTTATTGTTGCCACTTTTACAAGAAGGCCAGATTTATGAAGTTCAGCATTATCAGTTACAATAAGTCACTGTTTCCCATTGTTACACTGTGCACAAACTTATATTATTGTTGCCTAGCAGGAGAATCATCTTGGTAGTTGCTGGTGTGACATTCAGTTAAATTCAATTccaaatactttattaatcccaaagagaaattaagttttgttgtaactcatataaATTCAAGAGGATTCAAAGACACATTGTGTATGCAGTGCATCAATTTTAGGATGATGGCTCAAATGGTTCTCTGGGAAACAATGAAATTGTCGAACATTGTTGCACTAACTCTCCATAAACTTCTCCACACCTTTATCTCTGACCTGTGtgttgtgttccttggtcttcattaAGCTTTTCTATTTACTAATATTCTCAAATTAACTTCAGAGGCCTTTACAGAACTGCTCCACCTGCATTGGGATTACATGATGACAACATTTTGATTACTTCTGAAAACctttgaaacttttaaaataactaaattttaCTTTGGGCTATCAGAGTTAATTagactgaatgcaaatgcatgtcagtttttaaacttttgttggTGAAAACCTTCTACAACCATGGCAAATTTGGTTTCTATCTCACAGTTACACACCACTTCCTTTTAGTCTGTTGGAATTTCATTGAAATACATTACTAACCTCTGAGGATGTAAAACGAGTTAAAGGCAATACTTTTGTAAGATACTGGACATTGAGAGCATGCAATCATTTGGGTATGAACTCAGCCTTCACCCTAAAGCTTGAATTTAGCAAATTATGAGAAACTAAAAGATTTTCAGGACATCTCCATGGTCCTAAAATGAGCTCAAGggaacacaaaataaaatgcaaaagcaatAGTAATGTGTATCATGATTTGATTTGTTCATACATGTGGTAAAAATACAGCAACACTTCTGGTTGTGTGTTTTCAACTGCAAATAAAACCACTGAATGTTTATTTGGTCTGCCCTGCTGTCCCAGTTGGAATTTCTTTCTgctcaaataaatttatttttgtgtaatgtATTAGTTAATGTGAAGCAGTActgatttttatgaatatttcattACCACCTCTGCTCTATCTGCAGGTGACACAGTGGTCTACTTATCATAAACATAAATGACACActggttttaaacttttaacaatttatttgaattattcttTTCCCATGGTTTAATAATTATGTATATTGAAAttattaaagattttctttcatccaCTAAGAGTCAGATATATTGATACAGACTCAAATATACCTCTAGCCTCAATAATGCTTAAATGTCCCTTTAGGATTTAGACTTTGAccacatgcttttattttagccaCCAAGAAACTTCAGAATTAAAACTATAATCTGTTATAGGGTATGACTCTTTCTATTAGAATGGacagagttcatttaaatttgtaacAGACATGGATCCAAAGCAGAATTTACAAATTTTCCAAATGGTTAATTTTACTCTATTCTGATaacattaacacattttattcattacaGAGCTGATCTCTATGTTTTCTCATGGAGTTTCTGTTTTCCAATTAATCTCAGGATTACTGTTTGTGTCTGGATTTggtggtacacacacacactgtagaACATATTTACCACCATATTTTGagtaaaaccttttatttttattttttaagaaagcatattttattgctgtggTATAACGCCacagaaaaacttttgaaaataacaaaatcccacatttatttaatggaaaacagCTAATGGGAGACTACTTGGTTTTCTTCTATAGCATTTAATGAGGATAAAGCTCACAGAGACCATTTCTCTTCACAATCTGTCTTTATAATTTGTTGTGGTGGGTGTTGGGACTGAAGATGTCCTTGGATAAAGGTGGCTCTTGTGTCCAGAAAActatttgtgtgtttatatttcaaagaGCTCCTGATGCTATTGCTGTAATAACAAGAAGCAAATTGTAAATGGACTGAgtttatatagcacttttccaCTCATTCTAACCACTCAATGCACTTTACACTGTAGCTACTTTCATCCAATCACACTTACATTTATACACTAATACACAGATTGGTAAGCAGTCTGCGttgtgccttgcccagaggcacatcaacatgtgataAGAGGAAGCTGTAATTGACCGTACATCCTTCTAATTGCACACCACATCAGACATCCTCCACTTTAGTTAAAAcccatgagtttttttttttgtttgtttgctttttccacACTACCCATTTTGTTGAGAAGCTGAACTGGTTGGAAATATTTGATGTTGAAAGCCTCCATATCTACATCTGAGTTGGTTGGCCAGAAAAATGCATTCGCCTGACACCACTCCCcaataatattttgtattcataGTATCTAACAGTTTCTACAGCTAAAAGAAATGAGCCTGTTTGTCATGTCATATTTGCACCATAAGCAAACAtgatccatccattttctgttcaccctttgtccctaatggggtcgggagggttgctggtgtctatctccagctatgatccgggcgagaggcggggttcaccctggacaggtcgccagtctgtcgcagagcaaACATGATGTCATGGATTATTAATGATAAGCTTCTTTAAACTGAGTGGCTTAAAAAAGAcgttaaaattataaaaataggaattatgttaaagtaaaatttcatGAGATGGTATTTTATTCCAGCTGTAtgattatatttaaaacattctaaCACCATTAACAACAgtagtttaaacatttaatcaagcATTCTGGATGTATAGAAACTACACATAATCATGACTTTATGTGGATTAGgaaaaatcccccccaaaatcCAAAACTATACGCTATGTTTATTTCTGAGACTAGAAATATGCTATTCATAATAAAAACTCTTCTCTCATTAGTACTGATAAATGTGAAGTCACCAGGGCCCCTTATCCACGAGCTGACAGGTTACAGAGTTGTgtacaataaattacaatatgcattttgatttgatttgtaagATTAAAAGTATCCTGAAAACAACAATCTTCCAGCAGGTATTTTTAATAAGCCCACACTTCTGAACTAAGTGTTTGATCTGATGTAATAATCTGGTctgaaatgttatgttttcattagcagcaagtagaaaatcatcataattaactgGAATGTAGGCTTGatggtgtctgtctgccttaATGTGTTGAGTTACTGAACTCATCATATTCcaatttactgaatatgactAGTTGTTTTACCAGACTTGTTGTGATGATGGTGTTTACAGGAATAAGTTGATGAATTGAGAAATCACCTCTATCAGCAAAACAAACTGTAGGAGCAGTTACAGTAGCTGcaacctgagctgtggattcaTGTAAAAGTCACACAGTGGGAGCTGAGAAAGGACGAAAGCCATTTTCTGAGCTTCCTGTGTGTCTTCTTGTTGTAAGCCACCATGGTTTTCAGACAcgtcaaagaaagaaagaaaaaacaggaaacaatgtGGCAATATAGagctttcattgttttttaCATCCTTGtataaagaacattttactaagagaagaaaaattgagaaaaagcAATCAACAGAAATAAGATACTCAAAACTCCAGGAAGGTTCAcataaaaaatgctaaagatCTGACAGCATTTGACCACATGATCGAGGATGCACAAGTGGCactctattattttattttatttttaaagttatgacCGATTAGAGCAGTGCACTGAGTAAATCCTAGTACAGCCAAAGCCTGAATTGTTTTGGTCCACCACAGATGGCATTCCCCTGAATTATTCACCATCCtaaaaagaaacccaaaagaCGCAGAATCTaaagtttgttttcctctgatAATAGATCTTCTGTCTGTCATTCAAACACAACAGCACctcttcatctttttcttttatctccaTGTTCTgatctttttaaagattttacgTGAGCAGGAAAGACCTGAAGATTAATCTCTGATTATGTTTGAGTCTCTCTGCACCAGAAAtgatggtatttttattttagtggcCATAAATTATTGACGTGTGGAGAGTGGATTGAGGCAGACCGAAGTGTCTCTTTCTGTGGGTAGGCATGCATGTGTGATGAGACCCACTGGTAGACACAAAGCTCCATCTCCGCTTTCCTCAGCTAATAGAGTTCATTCTTTCCTTATTTGCTCTTTGAGGATTTGCTGTCAGAGTTAACACCTAACATGACCTTGCACAATGTGCGCTACACGTCTTCATGTTTTCCTGTTGCTCCAGCACACATAGGAAGACATAAATTTTTCGCAgttgataaatattttgtgggacggtttatttttacatttcccccttttacatttttaaagtcaaattggCATCTTCTGTTTGGTCCGGGACAGTGAGAAAAATAGCAAAAGGACGATGCCGCAGAAGAGCCCACTATTCAAGGTCAAAGCACTATAGTAAGGTTATTTGAAATCTTCATCTTTATTTATCACTGCTCAGCGACCATAATAAGATTTAAAGAGTGTCTTTATGAGCATGCATGTCATTATAAACTGTGCAGTATCTTACAATTAAAGTTAAGCACTTTAAAcctttaaaccttttcacaatttgaacagaaacttttgagtacagtattttattgagatttgaTGAAgtggatcaacacaaagtaatgcataattatgaagtctaaggaaaatgatacacaatttcaaaaatatttgaccgAAGAATGTCCAATTTTCAGATTCTAGTTTGTTCCACCACGTTTGAGTTACGTCTCTAccagttttgcatatttaaagatGTGAGTGTCTGTCAAGTCTTGTTGCAAAACAGCTTTTGTTCAGTGGGCAAGGATGCCagtaaaaaacaatattcaagtCTCACAACATGtcatttatttggatttaggttgccctgtatttagctccatccaccTTCCCATCCTGCTGAAGAAAGGCACCCCCCCTTGCATAATACTGCCCACACCATGTTTTACTGGTGAGATGGTGGAAAATCTGAGAAGTGCACCACTAATAGTCTACTGATTCTCACGTGTCTGTCGTGTTGGAGTAGCCGCCTTTTGGTGGGTTTACAGTGATTACAGGTCGACAGAATTGCCCCAGGTGTTTCTTCCACTTGTTGGTGGGTGGATAGAAATAATGAACCACACACATATTTCCTTACTTTTTGTGCTTAATGTATTAGCTGGGAGTGACTTCATGTTTTTGTAgctataatatttaatttatatgaaACCTATAGTGTAAGAGACACTAGAAAATGTATTAGTATGAAAGCTTGAAGAAGAAAATCGGCTTGATTTTGTACATGACTGCATACATATTtgatattatgtaaaaaaataatgacagtaaACTTTAGTCAGTAACATGCAGTTTGTTtccaacagttttatttttctgtgtgtatCTTTGTCTCTGCATGCACCCAGCTGCCCTGTGTGCAGATGTAGAGGAGAGGCTGGTGAGTCACCTGTTGTCACCGGAGCGCTATAACAAGCTGATCAGGCCGGCTGTCAACAACAGCCAGCAGGTCTCCATTAACATACAAGTGTCTCTGGCCCAGCTGATCAACGTGGTAATTGAATACAGGCTTCCACAGCTGAAAAGACATGCTGCTATCACACCATCACATCATGGGTTGTTATTTTAAAGGATTTCTATAGGTGTCTGAACTGTGTCGCCATGTTTGTCTGCCTTTCAGAACGAGAGGGAGCAGATCATGACCACCAACTGTTGGTTAACCCAGGTATGTTCAGCTGAACTCCATTGTGTGTTGCTATATTTGTGTGAGACAAGGCATAACTATGCCTTTAATTATATTAGTCAGGGTCATAAGCTCACAAATGTATTTAGGTTTGTCGCAGTGCAGTGGTTTGTAGAAAATTGTGCACAGACTTAAAGCAAGTTCACTGGTGTGGTCAGCTCACACGTTAGCCAAAGATGTGGCATGTACTATGTGCTACCAGTACTGACTACTGGTTGAGTCAGTATTGACAACTGACTCAACCAATATTTTTCTAGATGAACCAGCCTGTTTATGTATGACCTCAGaattcatatattttgttttgttacaattatttgtacatattttcAAAGTTCCTTGTCGGGGATAAATAATGgatgttttgaaatgactttgtgcgtgtttttaaattaattaatggaTTTCCATAACTTTAATCTTGCATCAGGGATGGAATGACTACAGATTAATGTGGGATCCCAACGAGTATGAGGGAATCAAGAAAATCAGACTGCCGTCACAGCACATCTGGCTTCCAGATATCGTCCTCTATAATAAGTAAGATGATTTtctgacagtgtgtgtgtgtctgtgtgcgtgtggatgtggtgtgcgtgtgtgtgagcatAGTTGGGATGAAATCGGAggtttgagaaaaatatttgaaaaaacaactttctaaaAGATTTGGGAATTCAGTTCCCCTGTTTCATTTCTGATGTTGATATTTTCTATCTTGTCATCATTTCAGGTAAtagtttttaagtttctttcaCTAACGGTGTCTCTTGTCACTACAAGGGAAAATCATGCAGAAAATGTGCACTTCTGTAATTTTCTGTACCACACAGTGAATGTAAATTGGTTGGTCTGGTCAAAGACTCAGATTTGAGCATAATCAACATATCAGAGCTCTGGGAAAGCCATTCGAGAACCTTAATGacaatttttcattaaacacTCCAAAAGTGGTTTGAATGTGTGTTTAGGATTGCTATTCTGATTGTTATCCTGTGGGAACACAGTTGTCCCAAGTTCTAGATGTTATTTTGTGCAGCACATCAGTATCATTTTCAGTAAAGCGACTCTAGCAGTTAGAAAGCTTCACCTTTACTCCTCAAAATATGCTTTTTCTCAATGTTTGTGTTATCTGaccacaaaacatttctgcataaGGCATATTCAGTGGTCATAATTTCCATCAAGCGTGGATTAAAGGAATTCCAGATTGAATTCAAACTTGATTATGTTTCTATGTTCTGTAATTATTCGGTCCTAGAGAAATAAAGGGTTTTAAAATTGCCTTTGGTCTTCTTGTCTCTTTCAGTGCTGATGGAACGTATGAAGTTTCCTTCTACTCAAATGCTTTAGTTTCCAACAATGGAGATGTCGACTGGCTCCCACCGGCTATCTACAAGTCCGCCTGCAAAATCGAAGTCCGGGATTTCCCCTTCGACCAGCAAAACTGCACCCTTAAGTTTCGTTCCTGGACGTACGACCACACAGAAATCGATCTCAACCTCCTCAGTGATTATGCCTCACGGGATGACTTCAAACCCAGTGGTGAGTGGGATATTGTTTCCCTGCCAGGACGCAAGAATGAAGACCCAAATGATATCAGATACCTGGATATCACCTATGACTTCATCATCAAGAGGAAACCTCTGTTCTACACCATCAACTTGATCATTCCGTGCATCCTCATCACCTCCCTGGCCATCCTGGTGTTTTACCTTCCATCAGACTGTGGTGAGAAGATGACTCTTTGCATCTCTGTCCTCCTCGCCCTGACTGTGTTTCTACTTCTGATCTCAAAGATAGTGCCGCCAACATCTTTAGCAGTGCCTCTCATTGGGAAGTACCTAATGTTTGCAATGGTGCTGGTCACCTTCTCCATTGTCACAAGCGTTTGCGTGCTCAACGTCCACCATCGGTCCCCAAGCACACACACCATGCCACCGTGGGTCAAGCGGGTCTTTCTCTATCGGCTCCCTTCTTTCCTCTTCATGAGGAGACCCAGTAGCTCAAATATCCGTGAGAAATTCAGGAAAAAACACCAGAGGAAAAAGTGTTCAGATCAGAGGCCGTGCGGAGCAGAGAGTGGGACGGGCATCTCTGCCGGGGTGGCGGATTCTTCACCGTCCTTCTATGTCAATGAAGAGTCAGCCAAGCGCTACGGCTGGAGAATCAGTGACTTATCGGAGAACACAAACGTCAGGAAGAGGATGACGCTCAAGAGCAATATTGACGTGGAGGATGCAGTGGATGGAGTGCGCTACATTGCTGAGAAAATGAAGagtgaagatgatgatgaaggggTAAGTATTCCTAGTGTAGGAAAACTATTATCAGTCCTTGAATTTTGTGTCGCGCTGCAAAAACAACgctcaatgtattttaataggATTTAATGTGAAAGTACAACAAACAATAATGCGTAGCTGTAAAGTGAAATCTAAGTGTGCCAGTGAAACGTAGTTTTGGAAAtatctcaattggatttaggtctggactttgacttggccacaCTGAAACCACGAAGCTTGAGAGTTATGAGAATACATGTAATGCTTGATACGAGTTTATCACTCACTGCAGAACTCCCCCTACATACGTCTGATGATTATAATTACTTTATATCTGACACAGCATGGGATAATAATTAGGATCTGATTGCTAAGTTTGGTCCGGCCTGACCAAGTTTTGACTTTGACTAGATTAAAAGACATTTATCAATGCTAGAAGTGGTATCCTTCAAATCAcctgtactttatttttttatttctaaggaaGCAGTATTGAATGTAATTTCTCAAGTGATCCAGAAAAATTTCTTTCCAGATTTCCTGAGAATTTTTCTTGACTGGCTGCTTTCGCTCTCATTATCACCATTAATGCATATACCCattttaatgattgaaaaaGAAGCGATTGTGTGAAGGAATGTTTTGAACAATCATTCACAAAGCCAGAAGAGTTGTTGCTTAAcaactttagaaattaaagcTTGGCTCCatggaagcaaaacaaataaggaAGCAGAAGACGTTTGGGGTCACTCAAGATTATtcagcagaatattttacaaattagcTGTCATCCTCCCATCTGTCGTACGCCTGCAGATCTCTACAAGACAGCTTGATAAGCTGTTCCCACATGGACAATACTGTGGTTTATCAGGgaaggaaaatctgtgaaagtGTGAGTTATTTTGTCCAggaaatttttttaatccaagttAGGAGGTGCATCCCCTCCTAATAAACCCACGGACTGGATTACGTCCTTCCCTTTCTAAAGATTAACACCTGTTGGGGAATGTTAATTATGTTTGCTATAGAGTCAGCACATATTAATTGTTATTTGTCTCTGCTTACTTAGCTCTGCATAACTGatattttctgtgctgtttctgacattttctgttgaGAACAATGTCGCTGAAGCGACTTGAAAATAATTCACACTACTCGTGGCAAAATACGGTGAAATGATTCAGAAAGTCAGCTTGAAACAACTGATGAGATGTTGAATTGAAGTTGAAGaatcaaactgagaaaaatttCAACTGAATAACTGTAAAAACTTCAATTGATTGACATTATGTTGCTACTAGAAAATCGTAGGAAACTTCATGTCTGATTATCACTCTATGAGACAATAATCAAGACCAGTAAGTTGATGAGTTgcatttcaacatgttttgacgtgtttctggttctgaggaCAACTTACTGATCGCTAAGGCTTTTGTAGGTCCAGAGAGTTATCATGAGTAGTATGTTGcgtcttttttgtttcatttattaatagtGCAACATATTTATAGTATTAAATAAGCTCCTGGTTTCAGGCATTTGACTTTCTTAAAAGAGTCGAAgctttgaattgaattgaattttttttacaaattgttttGCCAATCGGTCACTCTTTAGTTGACGAGACATTAAACAACAAGCTGACAACTTTTAACAAAATCTCTGATTCTCTGCAGATCATTGAAGACTGGAAATATGTGGCCATGGTGATTGACCGCCTCTTCCTGTGgatttttgtatgtgtgtgcgtcGTTGGTACTGCAGGACTTTTCATGCAGCCTCTGTTCCAAAGTTACAACACCCCAGTTATTGAAGACGCAGAgcataaataaaaccagaagctccaactttaaattctaacattcctctaaaattaaactaattctCTAAACAGATCCCTGTTAGGATGTTTGACACAAGCCTCTTGCACATCCATCACTTCACCTGCTGACTTTTGATCTTCTGATTTTATTGTCCTCTAAGCACCATATGCCAATGTTGTCATATCAGGTAATTTATAATTAACAGTGCAACAAGATTAATTAATCTGTGTTCATAAGGCAAGATAACtccctttgtttctttttgccaaTGGCACATATGCTATATGGATTTATATGATTTATATTTGCCTTGTAAATTAAATTCTGATGGGTTTTGTGACTGTGAACACTCACATTTCTCACTTGGAAAGTATTTGTCCaacttcttaattttttttgtgtgtgtgtaaaccaAGCTTTGTTGCACAAACTAAAGATATTGTCCACAgttgataaaaacaattattctcAGATGGCTGTTACTGTTTGTTCAGGTGGATTTTAGTTTTCCTGTCCAGTTAGCATTCATCAACTCTGAAACCAGCAGCAATAATGTTCATGTAATTTATCTAGACACTCTTTACTTTAATTTATGCATTCTCTTTCATATTGTTTtcttgatctttgccaataatatattaatacaaCTAACTTTATTGTTTAATTCTTTCAGTGATTTTTCAGTGAAGGttgaattttatgttgtttttttttcctcccactgaCAAATCAAATGTCTCTTTGGGGTTTAAACTAATTGATGGGATCTGATGTCTAATTTAAACTGACCAATAAAGGGGAAGGATGGTAACTAAATGCTGGGCTGAAGTTCATACTCAGTAACTTTTTCAATCctgtaggtttttgtttttttatgctacAACCatacaaacagatttttacctttttagGGGCTGCTGATGCCGTTGCCCTCATCACAGCATCTTCACAATACTGCTTATTTCAACAGGGGTTTTTGACTGCCACATATTCCAGACtatgacatgtaaaaaaaaaaaaacaacacaaaaaacataaatatattctGAACAAGAAGTTCTGGAGGGCATTTGAGTGTGCCTCCTTTCGCCTGTGTGAGAAACAGTCATGTACAAGGATGAGTCTTAGTCAACAGATTCCCTGGACGGCCTTTTGACCTCAAGGCTTGCAACCTCACCTTCTGTTATTTTGAGATGGCATTGAGGCTGAAGAAACACTGATTGGGACTGAACACACTCATAACTGGAGTCAAAAGTCTGGCAATCTTCCCCAGCTAGAT harbors:
- the LOC122836690 gene encoding neuronal acetylcholine receptor subunit beta-2-like, whose amino-acid sequence is MRVLVKTALALLVLAVAAALCADVEERLVSHLLSPERYNKLIRPAVNNSQQVSINIQVSLAQLINVNEREQIMTTNCWLTQGWNDYRLMWDPNEYEGIKKIRLPSQHIWLPDIVLYNNADGTYEVSFYSNALVSNNGDVDWLPPAIYKSACKIEVRDFPFDQQNCTLKFRSWTYDHTEIDLNLLSDYASRDDFKPSGEWDIVSLPGRKNEDPNDIRYLDITYDFIIKRKPLFYTINLIIPCILITSLAILVFYLPSDCGEKMTLCISVLLALTVFLLLISKIVPPTSLAVPLIGKYLMFAMVLVTFSIVTSVCVLNVHHRSPSTHTMPPWVKRVFLYRLPSFLFMRRPSSSNIREKFRKKHQRKKCSDQRPCGAESGTGISAGVADSSPSFYVNEESAKRYGWRISDLSENTNVRKRMTLKSNIDVEDAVDGVRYIAEKMKSEDDDEGIIEDWKYVAMVIDRLFLWIFVCVCVVGTAGLFMQPLFQSYNTPVIEDAEHK